TCCATCCTCGTTTAATTACAGCGCAATCCCAGATGCCTACGTGCCTGGATCCTCTTCTCCGAGGGCGGCATCTTGCTGGAAATGTGTCTGCTTCTGTACGCCTTTTTCAGCCAGAGCACATTCCAAGCGGGCCTGGTCAGGAATGGCCTGTTTCTCATGTCGGGATTGAGTGAGCATCGTGAATGGCGATTAGGCAGATATTTCTAATCATTTCTGTGTGTCTTCCCCCTTTTCAGTTGTGGAGCTTGTTTTCCTGTACACCATCTATCAGTTCTATAAGGCCCTGGCTCGTTGTAAAAGATGCAAACGACCGCTGGAGTCCAACAGCAAGTCCCGATGAGAGTAACCTTGATCTTCCTTTGTTTCAATTACAGTTGAGTTAACGCTTAAATgattgtatattttatttaggGGAACATTTTCTTAGGGTGCTTAAAGCTTCGATTCTCTACAGCTGAATGcctttttcttgatttttccTTCTTGGCTGCTGcgcaaattattttaaaaggATTTTGTGTTTAACATTGGCACACGCACGTCTCTGTAGGTGTACCTATCTGTATCCCAGTGTGAGTGAGTGGTCCGCATCCTTAATGTTATATAAACTTAAAGAGCTTTGATCtagacaaaataaaaaaaaggctGCCTCTGCTATACAGCCATACAGTACTGGAAAGATGTTGTGGTGTTCTGCTACGCGGCTTGtttcaaatatatgtatgtacaggtATAATAGATCAGCTTCAGATGACCTTAGGGCAATCAATGGCCCAACGTCCTTTCCTAATTGGTGAGGTTAGCTTTGCTCCGCTGCTTGTGCTCTTTAGAAAGCTTCTTCTGACGATAATACTCGTAGTCCTCATCTTTGGCTCTAAGCTGTTTCCCGTTTCTTTTTGCCGGTTTCTCGTCAGCCTCTGAGAATTTCGTCTCTAAGTACTTATGAGATCCCCCTCGGGTCCTtagctgtggctggggctgtggatTGGGAAATTCAGTCATTTCCAGATACAAGAGATGTATGATATAGACAAAAGTCATTTCCACAGCTGCAAAGAGACATCACGAATTGTCATAAGATGGAATCAGTTCGATTTGGCCAACTCACCCAAGCCCACAAAAGGTAAGACTGTGATTTTGACGCCATCCCAGTTCACGGAAACGGCTAGGGTCAGGCCATAAATCAGAATAAACCCATCTAGCAATATTCCAATGCAGGTGAAGACCAGCCAGCAACGAATCAAAGCCAACTGGCGCTTGTAGATCCCCACTGCCAGCACGATAATTATAATAATCCAAAATATAGTAAAGATCATTGCCACCAGAGAGGTCCAATGGTTCTGGAATTATAATTTTCACCGTAAattcaccatcaccatcatcatcagcatcatcatcatggatGATAACAGTAACCCTCTTACATTCTTCACATAGAGCATCCCGGAGACAACGGCAAAGAGCACTGCGGATACCAAATCGAGCAGTGCAATGGAATAGGCGCACAGCACTAAATATCCATCAGACTTCGACGACTCCATCGCATCGCCCTAGCAGAAAGTTCATCAGAGCACTGGCAGGCAATGTTGTTGTCTACTAAATCAAAGCTATAATGATGATAAGCACGTACTTCCCtcccaagcacacacacacacacccacacacacaaccacacagTCAAGAACCAGAACgagaaacagaaccagaaccagagccctGGCTGTTAATCAATGCCGTTTGATTGCCAAAAGTCCTCGGCCTGTGGCACAGTGGTCTCCACACCGATAGACTTGTAGCCATGTGAACCAATTTTCATTCTTGTAATTATCTTTATGGCTCTCCATCCCATAAAGAATAATCTTGCTTCCCGTATGGTTACACAGCTGTAAATAGTAATGCATTCTGGAATCCCAAAACAATCAATACCAATGTGATTTGACTccgcccccagcccccagcgcCCAGCGcccagcctccagcctccagacCACCACTGACTATGTGACAAGTTTGTGTGAACATCTGTCCGTCCTTCATTTATGGCATTTGTTTTGTCAGCAAGCCTTGGAGATTGGATTCTTGTCCCCATGGGGGAGGGGCAACTGGGGTGGTTGGGGGCAACGTGACTACCAGGCTGAAGACGGCCGCCGAACAGgccacaaaaaatatgtaccaacatatactcgtatagagAGCTACGTAAgtcaattattattattgtttgtaGCTCGTCAGCtcgaagacgaagaagagaaTTGATTTCCACATCCATCCCCCACTTGACCAGTAAATTGAGACCCCACCCCAACTGCATGCAATTTTTTTGTAAAGATTTTTAACGGGGAGGTCTGttgtatacaaaatatatatatcggTCCCTAATACTGCTTTCCTGCTTAGCGCTTCGTATCTGTAGCTGGATATGATGTCGTTCCGCTTTGCAGAGCCGGAGACTTCGGGACGTACCGTTTACGACGTTTGGGCCTCGAAGCGGAGTTTTTGGGTCTCGAAGCGGAGTCTTTGGGTCTCAAAGCGGAGTCTTTGGGTCTCGAAGCGGAGTCGTCGTTCTTTTGGCGATTCAATCTTTGATAGTAACTGTAAACCAAATACAGACCAGTGCACTCGAGAACTGCAATTAATGCGGATAGATATTACTCTTTAGTTGATATGCTTTGTATACCTATGCCACAGTAGAGGATGGTCCACCGGAGGAAATGGGCCAAGTCGAAAGTAAGGGACGCTGTCACATTCCAAACCATATACACAATATCCGTGATAGTACCGATTCCCgagaagaaaaaccaaaatataAAAAGCATCGGTCTTTCCTTGAGTAGGTTGTAGTGTGTGAGAGTAAGAGATCAaattggaacagtcttgtctaaCATTTACCTTCCATAGACCCACAGAGAGTGCGACAACAGTCAGAACCCAAACGTTGGTTCCCAGGAAAGCCATTATGGTATATAGGTTCGTCTGGATAGGAAAGATGAAGAATATAACGATACAATTGGACTATCTGACTGTCACTTACGTACGATATCAACAAATAGGCAGTATCCAGCAAAAAGTACAGTGAATGAAGCGCTTCAAATGCGGCAATCGCGTAACAAACTATCTTCAGATAATCTCTCTGCACTTTTATGGGCTGGTCTGCCATATTTTGCCTTTCAGTTCGGAATTTTTGGaatgtatacaaaatataaatattttatttggaattGAAACACAAGGCCAACCAAGCAACAAGGAAATaatgacaaacaaaacgaagaaGGCAACGAATCATTTCTTCCCTTTCTTCTTTGCGTCCGCTTTCTTCTTCGCGTCGGCTTTCTTCTTGTCCTGCGCCTTTTTCTTCTCCTTGGCTTTCTTCTCCTTTGCCTTCTTTTTGTCATCCGGTTTCTTCTTTTCACTTCCACTCTTCGTCTTCCTGTCGGTGCTTTTTTTACTGCCCCCGGATTTACAACCTATTCAAGTGGTCGATGAAACTTATTACAGAAAATTTTCATAAGCTCCGAATCTATGTACATCCTTACATCCCGTTTCGGCTTCCTTCGACCCCGCGCTACCCTCCATTAGCAAATAATATcgatatatgaaatatatgcAGGTAAATTCCACAACTGAAATGGGGTACAATTATCTTAGGGATCGAAAGTCCTCGTATATCAACTTACGTATACCAATAAATATGATCGTGAACTCCGTGAGGTGATCCCAGTCCACAGTTATGGAACTTGTTATGCCCCACAACAGAAATAATATGTCCATAACGAAACCCACTCCAGAAAATAGTATCCACGCCCGGACAAACGCTGGACGACGCTGTAGAACGTATAAATCGTAATCATCCATTCTCAGGGCATAGTATGGTATGTCTCAAAGAATTATACAAACCTTCCACAGGCCCACCAGCAGGACGATCACCACCAAAACCCAGAATATTGTGCCAGCCAAGGCGAGGCTTGAAACGATGTGAAACTACGAGTAGTAATGGCAGAATTTTTAAGAGCTGATgcgatacacagatacatttgaCAAATACTCACGCGCACAACCAGCAGAATCGTGGCCTGCACTGCAAAATACAGGGCATGAATCAGATCGCTTATGGCTATGCAGTAGCATATTTTCAGCAGATTCCTTTCAATAGCAACTATTAGTGGGTTGGTAGAcggtttctttttgtttttacgGCTGCTTTCTTGTTTCTTTGCGTCCTTTTTCGGAGGGAGTTTCTTCGGTTTctttttgtctttgtcttttgCCATGATTTacgtaaaaaacaaaattgtacGTCGGACGATCATTTTAACAAAGCACCTGAGATTTCAAAgctacatttatttattggcttACAATTCACAACAGCCTTTTTAAATTCGAACTTTCAGCCGCCTTAAAACTGTAATCAGCTGGCAGGAGCTGCCATATGAAAAATAGAGATtttcgatatatgtatgtgtatatcgataatggaaaaactaacgttttatacatatatgtatatgttgtTGATATATATAGCAAAATGTGTAGCTACGatgtacaaaaaatacatttttgtttacctttttctttaaaaattattttagattcaataaaataaaaggaagTACTTAAAATCAGCCAATATtgcagaaaattgattcatttatCGGCTGAATGTTCTAGCAAGCTATTAATATTAAATCGAATATAAAAATCGAGAAATATGAATAAATCGTCGTTATATTTAcggtatgtacatatatttcgaTATATATCTGAGGGTCAGATCGGgattttctctctttttcgtgGTGAGATATCCTCTCTATGTGGAGGGATATCCTCTCTTCGTAGAGTGATTTTTCATCGCAACAATTTCcctgcaacaatgagtctcgttCCAATACATACGTTGGCAACATCAAATCTTTATAGCCCGGACACATGTGCCGAAAATGGAGCAACATTCTGCATACCCTAGGGAAGAGGATATTATAAAAATGAGGATATGTTTGTCATCTCAGGCTCCAATTAATGCAGAATCTTGcctgtctctgttttaaagctaTTTCAAAGAAATTTTTCTGTTACTGGTATtcttacagagaccaagaataggGATCGCGATATTTATGCGGGAAAATAATCATATGTATAAATAGATCTAAAACATGTCATCCTGAGAAAAAGTCCTTGGTAATACTTCAAATCAGCTTTGAAAACAgtattttaaaatgaattaaaGAACACATGGGTATTAATATGTCCATACTCataccactaaccatacagtatatatactgtatggttagtgctcATACACACCTACGTTACATTCCATACCACTTACGTTTTATgctttgaccttttttgttcAACCCTTATTTTATAAACGTTCCAATAAAAGcgaatatttaaaattagccaatattgtagaaaattgattaatttatcGGATACAATTATAGGTCTAGGGCTGAAGCTCTTAGCTAGGTAGTAATattaaaccgaatatcaaaatcgaggaatatgatttgCGATTATGGACAGAGTACAATTAACCCACTGTGAACCGTGGGTACTCAAACATTCTCCACGAATATTCTAAAacttatattatattatatacttatatattaAGAATTTAATCGCAGCTTAGGTAAAGACATCGAGGCCTTTTTTTAAGTAAATATTAAGATAGGACGGACCTACAAGAGTAATTAATcttattattagtattattttaCGCAATTTAGCTTAAGTTGTTATccttttaaaaaaaaagagcttcctaagttcgtttttcatcggtatattttcggtatattttgaaaatgagacggtatatttcccTGGTacagacggtatattttgtcgCTAAGTCCGCGAAACTCAACCCTGGTTGCAAGCCgattatttacaaaaaatcgctatttatttagttttaagTTAATTAGACACTCTAGCATCAACATGCCCATCTTGGTAAAAACGTGAGTATCTTAAAACTATATTACCCGTAGGATCTACTGTTAAGTTTGAGAAAATACGCGTGAAGAAAGAAGAACGATGAAGCGGCACACAATGCCCCAGAGTTGTCACCCTTTTGTGTGGCATTGTCAGCCGAGTTTTGGCAGTCGCAGTGTCGGGTTCTTGcgaaattttttaattttttttaaatgggGCCGCCAAAAAAGTCTAAAAAAGATCGTAGTGGTGGCGACAAGTCAAGTGAGTACGGGACACTACGAAGAAGGTACAatttcggtatatttatgCGAAATTCACAGGCAAGAAGCGCCGCGCTGAGGATGAGGCTTTCACTCAGCTAGTAGAGGACAATGACAGCCTGGATGCTACTGAGTCGGACGGTATACCGGGTGCAGCCTCCAAGAATGCTGAAACCAATGATGAACAGGTCAACACGGATGAGTACGGAGCCAAAGACTATCGGGGGCAGATGCAGCTGCGTCCAGATCACGGCAATCGCCCCCTGTGGGTGGCTCCCAATGGCCATGTGTTTCTGGAATCCTTCTCGCCGGTCTACAAGCATGCCCATGACTTTCTCATTGCCATCTCGGAGCCCGTCTGCCGTCCCGAGCACATCCACGAGTACAAGCTGACTGCATACAGTCTATACGCCGCTGTCTCTGTGGGCCTGCAAACGCATGACATTGTCGAGTATCTTAAACGCCTGAGCAAGACAAGTATTCCCGAGGGCATCCTAGAGTTTATTCGTCTGTGTACGCTCTCCTACGGCAAGGTAAAGTTGGTTCTGAAGCACAACAAATATTTCATCGAGTCCCCGCATCCGGAGGTGCTTCAGAAGCTGCTCAAAGATCCAGTTATAC
The sequence above is a segment of the Drosophila pseudoobscura strain MV-25-SWS-2005 chromosome X, UCI_Dpse_MV25, whole genome shotgun sequence genome. Coding sequences within it:
- the LOC6900687 gene encoding uncharacterized protein, which codes for MLRPENSLLIWAYIIAMFDLICASLFAGLCLDTIFEHLSWLTIFAVVFGIFWVSMIVVLLVGIYARNPRCLRAWILFSEGGILLEMCLLLYAFFSQSTFQAGLVRNGLFLMSGLIVELVFLYTIYQFYKALARCKRCKRPLESNSKSR
- the LOC6900688 gene encoding uncharacterized protein — its product is MESSKSDGYLVLCAYSIALLDLVSAVLFAVVSGMLYVKNNHWTSLVAMIFTIFWIIIIIVLAVGIYKRQLALIRCWLVFTCIGILLDGFILIYGLTLAVSVNWDGVKITVLPFVGLAVEMTFVYIIHLLYLEMTEFPNPQPQPQLRTRGGSHKYLETKFSEADEKPAKRNGKQLRAKDEDYEYYRQKKLSKEHKQRSKANLTN
- the LOC26532325 gene encoding uncharacterized protein isoform X2, with the translated sequence MAFLGTNVWVLTVVALSVGLWKERPMLFIFWFFFSGIGTITDIVYMVWNVTASLTFDLAHFLRWTILYCGIVLECTGLYLVYSYYQRLNRQKNDDSASRPKDSALRPKDSASRPKNSASRPKRRKRYVPKSPALQSGTTSYPATDTKR
- the LOC26532325 gene encoding uncharacterized protein isoform X1, coding for MADQPIKVQRDYLKIVCYAIAAFEALHSLYFLLDTAYLLISYTNLYTIMAFLGTNVWVLTVVALSVGLWKERPMLFIFWFFFSGIGTITDIVYMVWNVTASLTFDLAHFLRWTILYCGIVLECTGLYLVYSYYQRLNRQKNDDSASRPKDSALRPKDSASRPKNSASRPKRRKRYVPKSPALQSGTTSYPATDTKR
- the LOC26532325 gene encoding uncharacterized protein isoform X3; translated protein: MEASLTFDLAHFLRWTILYCGIVLECTGLYLVYSYYQRLNRQKNDDSASRPKDSALRPKDSASRPKNSASRPKRRKRYVPKSPALQSGTTSYPATDTKR
- the LOC26532325 gene encoding uncharacterized protein isoform X4 → MADQPIKVQRDYLKIVCYAIAAFEALHSLYFLLDTAYLLISYTNLYTIMAFLGTNVWVLTVVALSVGLWKRPLLSTWPISSGGPSSTVA
- the LOC6900689 gene encoding uncharacterized protein, giving the protein MAKDKDKKKPKKLPPKKDAKKQESSRKNKKKPSTNPLIVAIERNLLKICYCIAISDLIHALYFAVQATILLVVRFHIVSSLALAGTIFWVLVVIVLLVGLWKRRPAFVRAWILFSGVGFVMDILFLLWGITSSITVDWDHLTEFTIIFIGILVEFTCIYFIYRYYLLMEGSAGSKEAETGCCKSGGSKKSTDRKTKSGSEKKKPDDKKKAKEKKAKEKKKAQDKKKADAKKKADAKKKGKK